A window of Osmerus mordax isolate fOsmMor3 chromosome 11, fOsmMor3.pri, whole genome shotgun sequence genomic DNA:
TGAGTTCAAGTTGCTGTCAGGTTGTTAAAATATACATTGTTGCTGTCAGGTTGCTAGGATGTTTGTTTTTAGATTTTCTCTCAGACCTCGGCCAGGGGGGTTATCAGCCATGAAGTGGTGCTTACTCGTATCTTTTCTTGCTGTCAGCAGAATACAGAGACTGACCATCCCACCCCCACTTTCACCCTATAtcaacccccgccccccccacccctggctcAGTCTGGGGTAACGCAACCTGTGGTCAACGGAGGCAAACAAGTTTCCAGGTTCTTTGTGGTTTAGTTACATTATTTGTTCCCAGTCTGTCTCTGCCAGCGGAAGACACAAACATCTCAACTTCCCTcactgctccccctccccccccacacatgtGCCCCTGCTACAATCTGCAGAGACAAACCTGGTCCCATGTGTCGGTCCCCAGCCACAGGCCCTGTCATGTGCCACCTCAGGGCAGAGGTCAGAGTGGAGGCAGCTTCTTTTTAGAACCCTTCTCtaagacaaacaaacaggacTGAAGTGAGGTCCGGCCACGGGGACAACAGGACGTGTCTCGGGGTAAAACAAGCAAACCTATTGACGTGTTTCCTACTGAAAGACGAGGGGCCTCTGAAGACTAATTTTCTTCAATAGACTTTTCCGCCCTGTGGGTCCTTTTCAtggtgaggaagagggagtgtGACTGTCTGACCCAtcgccccccaaccccccccccccccccacccccccgtgcCCCCATCTTGTATGATTGCAGGACCCGATAGCAGTGTAAACTGGAGAACAGAGCAGTTCTCTCCTcttgagacaggaagtgacacagtCACAAGTGGCATCCTGGTCTGGGGTGATCACAGTCACAACACCCATTATTTCATTTTAATCAAACATTTAATTGATGATGCCCCAGAGTCACAACCTTTGGACATAAACAACATTACAGGCCCAAACTTAGGGAGCCATAAGCTTTGCACTGAAAAATATACTTTTCTCCTGTTTTTAATCAGGAAATTAAGCAACTGAATGCGTGAAATGATCACTGTAACATGTTGTTTCTTATTTATGCTCAAACTGTGTGGTTTGTTTACTGTTGAGACCATCTGATTCGGTGCTGTCTTTGGCAGCCCGCCAGAGAATCTGCAGAAGTATACTATTTTTAATCAacgagtgggagagagatggggagaaagggagggaaggagagagagggaggaacagagagatgggggagaaagagtgagtgagggacatgggggggaagggggggggggggtttacagcGACCAGGGGACTGGAAGCATCTATGGGAAAACACAAACTCCAAACAGTAGAAACCACTGGGGCCAGACTGGTCCCAACCTGGGGCAGGACCCTGCATACCACAGCAGCCCACAGACCCAGCTGGAGACCACGGGTCCACTGcactggacagagaggagagagagacagccagagagatggaaagagatacagatacagagaaagatagagggcagcgacagagagaaatagtaaGTCGGTTAAGAGTGaatgaaagagggagtgagagagaaaggaggtggCAGAGAAACAATGTGTTGGTGTAAGAAaaaaggatagaaagagagagagagaggaatgagagagacagagggacacagggagagaaagagagtgagcagagctggtctggtctgctgaGTGTGGAAGTCCCCCAGGGTGACATTCTTGGCCTGTGAAAGTTTGCCTTCCCAGGCCCAGCAGTGTGACTGGGGTTCTGCTGGGACATGGAGACTCAACTCTACTCTGccgtactctactgtactcaacTGTAGCCATCTATAGACTCGAACATCTCAGTTACTCTCCACAGCCACAGCAAggttctgtctctatctctctttctgtcacacacacacacgcgcacacacacacacacacacacacacacagtctttctctctctttaccactTCATGTCTCTCACAAAAAGCAAACTCATGCagattccctctctctttcacactcactacccccccccccccccccctcactctgtcACACAACTACCGCCCTTCAACAGGTCAGCTTGGTGATGTTCTGTCACTAGCGATTGGCCTGTTCTCCTGTGTTCATCTCTGTATTTCCGGATATTGGCTGGTAGCAACGTACAACCTAATGCAATAATTTTTTGCTACTTCCAGATGATGCTGTTATCTATCTTCTTCCTCCGCCTCACTCATTCTTCATTCCTCCTCTTTCCGACAGGTGCTCCCACTGGGCCACACTTATCAGAGCAGTGAAGACAATGCCCTCATCCACGCTATGTCCTTCCTCCattctgcctctccttcctccatcctgcctctctcccgccTGTAGTCTGCCTCCAACTTTCACTTCGCCTTAACCCTACCTCTACTCTTCTTcaacccttcctccctcctgcctcaacCCTGCTACGACCCTCTGCCTCCAGCACAGCAGGgaatttgacaagatttataaCCTCAATTACAAGTaatcaccatggagacagacTTCAGCCCATGCATTCATCAAAGTGGCCCTTTTTCACAATGTCCCTCTTATTGTGACGGAGTTCAGAAGAAATGAGAATTCATGCTCCTCTCCCACTCAGACCCCCTCAAGCACACGCCCAGACCCCCTCCCATGGCGTTTGCTGGACAATAGCCCCCTCTCATCTCAGCAGACAAATCCCCAAACAACTCGCTCCAGGGTCGGTCCCTGGAAAGAATTACTTATTTTCCTGTTCGTCTTCCTTCCTCCAGGCTCTCCTCAGAAAATGAACAGAAGTGTTTCCACCAAGCAGCCACAGCCACATAACAAACAGAGATGCTTAATCACCCTAGTGCAGAGAGCACAGGGGTTAAAGTGTGAGAAGCTAGCCAATAGGGCAGGGGTACAGGGTAAGGGAGCTAGCCAATAGGACAGGGGTACTTAATTAGTCAGCTAGCCAACAGGTCAGAGGTACAGGGTAGGAGTCTGCAGCAGCAGTCTGTTGACCAATGAGAATGTATCTCTCAAGGCATGAGGAAATAACGTAATCATGGACCGTATCATAGAGACACTTTGTGTGAATACTCTCCAGATGTAGTCATCTCATTTAGCagccgcttttatccaaagcaccgTACAGAGGGAGATTTGAACTTCCAATCTCCCAAGCCAGATGAATGTCAGAGGAATCCAGAAGGTACTtagacacttacacactcaaGAGTTCAAAAAACTGCATACAGTCTTCCAAAACAATAGGCAAAATCAAGGTAAAAACAGGAGTTTGAACAAGAAGTCTCCAACACAAAATATCACTGGAAGAACTGGAAGgttatatcagaatcagaatcagaatgaatCAGAATGGGGTTTAATTCGcgatgaaagtttgcacagacaaggaatttgctttggcaggaaggtgcaaacattaaacatatagggatctaaaatttaaatatgaggactaactatactaagggtacataactagcaatactaagttgaattagattaaaataaactatacaataaaatataaaataaaatataagttgcagtaatatTACTAccactgagggagagaaagagagggagagagtgtggcacaccacaaacacagagaagcaGTCCAGTCAGAATTAGAGCTCCTCTGCTCTGTACAGTCAGCAATACCGAGGTCTGGCTCTTCCTTAGccagctctgctgctgtgggaACAAGGAGAGGGCCAGCGGGTTCACTGCTTTCCTAAAATACCCTGGTTCGGACTTATTCCCAAacatgtgacccctgacccctctccaGGCAGCCAAATAGGATGTATTAGGTTCCAGGTGAGTGGGATACTCTGATAATGGGTTCTACTGAAACAAGCTCATGTTTACAGGCTCACAAGGGCTCCAGACACTGTCTTGCTTAGCGTGATATCTGATTCTGGGTGATTGTTATCCATTCTGGGACAAGGAAATAAACTCTGACATGATTCTGGATAGGTCACTAATTACTAGAATGTAAACAAAATAGGAGACGTGTTCTTTTTCGGAGACACCCTGAGTCTAGGTAGCGAGAAATAGCTGTTGTGGTAACTTGTGCTAGTGGTCGAAAATGGTGTGTTTCCCTTGCTAATGTCAACACAGTGAGCAATACAGGGAAGCGGGACTcacagggagctgagacagaagCTGTGTAATTGTAGCCCTCTATACGAAGGACTGATAAGGAATTCTCCTGGGCTTCTATGAGTTATCTGAATTTTGTTTACGCTTTCCACCCATACTGATACGTGAGAAACACAGTCCAGAGTCAGAGCAGACCAGGGCGGGCTAGGTAGAGTGTTTTAGTCCAGTCAGACAGAACCAGACCAGGCTTAGTAATGCATTCCAGACCAGTCCAGACCATATCAGTCCAGACCAGATGAGGCTTAGAATGGTGTTCCAGATCAGGCCACTCCAGGCCAACATGGCAGAACCACTCTGCATCCTTCTCTCCCACGACCCCTGCAGAAAACCCCCAACATAGAGACATAAATGAGGAACATCAAATAAATAAGAGACATATCTGAAGCAACACAGGCAGGAAATAAAAAGGAATTCACTAAACAAAACCCACACGGGCTATAAACCCATCCAGATTAATAGCAGTGAAATATCAGCATCCTGCTCTCAGTGACCTGAGGAGCTCTGGTCTCACAGAAGGAAATGGGATGAGGgtggtgaggatgagggtggCTGGGTTGAGGGTGGCTGGGTTGAGGGTGGCTGGGTTGAAGGTGGTGGGGATGAGGGTGGCTGGGTTGAGGGTGGTGGGGTTGAGGGTGGTGGGGATGAGGGTGGCTGGGTTGAGGGTGGCTGGGTTGAGGGTGGCTGGGTTGAAGGTGGTGGGGATGAGGGTGGCTGGGTTGAGGGTGGTGGGGATGAGGGTGGCTGGGTTGAGGGTGGTGGGGATGAGGGTGGTGGGGATGAGGGTGGCTGGGTTGAGGGTGGTGGGGTTGAGGGTGGTGGGAATGAGGGTGGCTGGGTTGAGGGTGGTTGGGTTGAGGGTGGCTGGGTTGAGGGTGGTGGGGTTGAGGGTGGCTGGGTTGAGGGTGGTGGGGTTGAGGGTGGCTGGGTTGAGGGTGGTGGGGATGAGGGTGGCTGGGTTGAGGGTGGTGGGGATGAGGGTGGTGGGGATGAGGGTGGTGGGGATGAGGGTGGTGGGGATGAGGGTGGCTGGGTTGAGGGTGGCTGGGTTGAGGGTGGTGGGGTTGAGGGTGGCTGGGTTGAGGGTGGCTGGGTTGAGGGTGGTGGGGATGAGGGTGGTGGGGATGAGGGTGGTGGGGTTGAGGGTGGTGGGGTTGAGGGTGGCTGGGTTGAGGGTGGTGGGGTTGAGGGTGGCTGGGTTGAGGGTGGTGGGGATGAGGGTGGCTGGGTTGAGGGTGGCTTAGATGTGTCCTCACTGAAACACTTTGTAAACAACATGGAAGAACAATAACcatacttttccaataaaaccACATGAATAATGTACATTGACCAGATAAACATGTGCACGAGTGTCAGTCCTGTGAGACGGTTGTATTTGTCATTATAGACTGCGTTAAAACCTATGTGTTGATACCAATATCATCCTTTGCATATCTTCAGCCAAAACTGTAGGTAATTTTCCTATGATGCCTAGATTGAGTTTTTGTATAATCTAAACTGGCAGTATGTAATGTCCTGTgttgacatgtgtgtgtgtgtgatctcctaTGTTATCGTGTGTGTGAGCTCTACCATGCTGTGATGTCTTTGACAGCTGCAGGTGAGCAAACAGCCAGCAGACCTGGCTTTATggtattacaaacacacacacacacacacacacacacacacacacacacacacacacacacacacacacacacacacacacacacacacacacacacacacacacacacacacacacacacgtctaaccTGCCTCCCTTCCAGCCAGTCTCCTCTATAGCCTGCTTTGTCTGTGAAGACCAGGAGCCTCCCTCATGCTGTGGATGGTATCTTGTATCTACCTGGCTCCCTGGTAGCCTTGCATGGAGAGTTAAGAGCAGACTCACAAAGCCCTCATACATGAACCTGCACCGTGTACACGACCTCACCAGACCTTGTCTGCCTAGACCAGGCCTTGTAACAGTAAGCTTCACACTAAATATTAAATTTCATGGAGGTCATAGACTCAAAATGGTGTTAATATAAGTCGATTAAGGTTGCATGCTAACATGCCTATGGTGACAAACTGCTCCTGTTTTGGAGTATACTGTCCATTGGAATTGAACAGGTTAGTTAAgctggcaggggagagagaggaaccctGAACCACAGCACGCACGTCCAGCTTCGTATGCACAACAGCTGTGGCTGGTCAAGGTAACAGCATGATGGGGAGTGAAACCTAACCCCATGCCAGCAATACCACTATGGGCTAATGGCTTTAAGGGCCCCTtgctccaccaccacccagcCCTGGTCCTTCAGATGATACccccacccatccacacacaccaaccccagcccccatcACCTCCCACTGTATCAGCCTCACTCTCACGGTTCTCATGCTCTCCCACAGGAGGCTCATGTCCAGGCAATGTGTCAGTGTTCAGAGACTATTGCAAACAACAAATCAAGTCAGATATTGTATGAAAACGCCTACCACTACTATATACTCTGAAAATTGGGTACAAAACATACTCaaaacatgtctgtgacagattACATTTCACCATAACTGATTTGACTTATTCTATGATAAGACAGTTCCAATGGTTGCTGTGTGCATTGTGAACACTGATTCTTTACATTTGTTTAGGGGAAAGTCTGTCACGTGAACAAATAAAGAGATGGCTGTTTGATGTCTGGAGTGTCTTCTAACATTTCCATAGTGTTGCATGACAGAAACGTTGGGAAAACACATGTTCTGCAGCCTATCCTATCACTCTGTTTCACGCACGTGTCCGACTTTAGATGCGTTGTTTGCAATTCCAACCTAAGAAGAGTCTGGCATGTTTAATAGTTCAACCATATGTGGTAAGGTTTACCTTATAATATGAACAGTTGACAACATATGGCTGTATGACAAGTAGCTACACGGACGCTGCCTCCTGCATTCTGTCACTTAAGTTGCTACTCCAACGCTATATGCCTAATACACTAtgcccccccgacacacacacgcacacacccctccctcccggtCGGTCCGGTGCGTCGCGAGGTCCTCCTACAAGCCGATCCTCTCTGCCAGCTTCACATCATTGTCTTGCCTCCCTTGTGCTGCTTTTTTATCTTGGACTTGTAGTTAGACAGATTCAccatttcaatctctctctcacaaactctCCTACTCTTTCATACAAACTCGCACGCTCGGTCCCAGAGGACACCGGCTAGGAGCGACATGGCTTTACGGAAGAATACCTCTCTGTTTACCGGACTTTTCATCCTCGCTCTAAGCTGGAGAGGTATGTGGCACCTATATCCGATCCGTGATGTGTTTtaaggtgtgtatgtgggtttgtgtgtggccGCGTGTCGGATGTTAAGGTAAAACTTTGCAGGGCTTCTTTTCGCTGTCCTTCGCTGCTGTACTTGATTGAGTGCTGCGGCGCAGATTCAGAGCAAACTGCAAACATGTGATAGGCTACGACAAatgtaataaatgtaaatgatacgtAGCACATTCTCGTTGGGAAGACTAGTTTGTCTTCTGAATTACTGTTGATTTTTAATAAAACGGTTCACTGTTCAATCTAGGTGGGATGGAGCGTTCAACTGCACAGTGGTATTACCAGTTGTTTCAATTAGTCACTGTAGGAACAGTGCTGGAAGAAAAGGCCTTGCTTTTGAAATTGTGATAAACAAGCGACTGTACCGACGTGTGAATAGAACTCTGTAATTTGTACAAAGGAATCATTGTTGCTCTCCTCAAACATTTGACATTTGACTTGGACAGAGATATTGAAACCCTCTAACTAAACAATGCATGTGATGATAATATGAACACTACAGAATGAATGCGTAATATATTTTGACAGATTGTGACCTACTGTTGTGTCGGGTTATCTATGAGTGCTCCGGTCTCACTGACTATCAGTAAGTCACTGTAACCATGG
This region includes:
- the LOC136951972 gene encoding hepatitis A virus cellular receptor 1-like, whose protein sequence is MVNLSNYKSKIKKQHKGATLIPTTLNPATLNPTTLNPATLNPTTLNPTTLIPTTLIPTTLNPATLNPATLNPTTLNPATLNPATLIPTTLIPTTLIPTTLIPTTLNPATLIPTTLNPATLNPTTLNPATLNPTTLNPATLNPTTLNPATLIPTTLNPTTLNPATLIPTTLIPTTLNPATLIPTTLNPATLIPTTFNPATLNPATLNPATLIPTTLNPTTLNPATLIPTTFNPATLNPATLNPATLILTTLIPFPSVRPELLRSLRAGC